The genomic interval GTGGAACATATGGCGCGCGTAAGCTCTGATCTTCAAAGTATTGTACTTAAGCTTCGCATGGTACCTGTGGATTCGGTATTCAATCGTTTCCCTCGTATGATTAGAGATTTAGCTAAATCGCTAGACAAAAAAATCGATCTTGTTATTACGGGAGCCGATACGGAACTTGACCGTACGGTTATCGACGAAATTGGAGATCCGCTTGTTCATCTATTGCGCAACTCGGTTGATCATGGAATCGAAACGGTGGAAGAGAGAATTGCAGCAGGCAAGCCAGAAACCGGTACGATTTTCTTGCGCGCGTTTCATAGCGGAAATCATGTCTTCATTGAAGTGGAAGAGGATGGCCGTGGCATACACCATGAACGAGTACTAAAAACAGCGATTAAAAATGGCGTCGTCACGGCTGACGAAGCAAAACTGCTGACGCCGGATGAAATTAATATGCTTATTTTTGCGGCAGGCTTCAGCACTGCAGATAAAATTTCGGACATATCCGGACGCGGTGTTGGTCTAGACGTCGTTCGATCAAAAATTACTTCTCTAGGCGGAAACGTAACGATAGATTCTGCATTTGGTAGAGGAACGAAGTTTTCTGTTCAATTGCCACTTACGCTATCCATTATTTCCGCAATGCTGATCAAGCTGGGATCGGAGAAGTATGCTATCCCATTGTCTTCGATCGTTGAGACAGGCATTATCCGCAAAGAACAAATTCTTCAAGTGCATGGCAACAAAATGATTGAGTTCAGAAATACCATCATACCTCTAGTATCGCTAAGCAAAGTGCTTGACTCTCCTGATTTTAATGAGAATGACGAGCTTGAAACGGAAATTGTAGTCGTTCGAAAAGGCGAGAAGTGGGCAGCTGTAATGGTCGATGAATTTATTGGTCAAAGTGAAATCGTGCTAAAAACGCTGGGCAAATATTTAACGAATATTAAAGCAATTTCCGGCGCAACGATACTTGGCGATGGTTATGTCGCATTGATAATCGATCCGAATGCACTTATCAAATAGGGAGGTTTTTACGATGGGAGAAGAATTAAAGGTTATCGTGTTTGCACTAGGCAGCGAAGAGTATGGAATTGAAGTAGACAAGGTCCGTACGATTGAAAGATTGTCTCCAATTACACGCGTTCCGAAAACAGCTACTTTTATTAAAGGGGTTATTAATCTTCGCGGTGTGGTCGTTCCTGTCATTGACCTAAGAGGCAGATTCAATCTAACGGAAACGGCAACTACAGAAAACTCAAGAATCATTGTTGTTTCAGTGGCTGACATCGAAGTTGGATTCATCGTAGATTCGGCGAATGATGTCATCGACATCGATACAGATACGATTGATTTGCCGCCCGAAATTGTTGGAGGCATTAAAGCTAAATACTTAAGAGGCATTGCAAAGCTTGGTGAAGGTCGACTTCTCATCATGCTGAACTTGTCCGAAGTGCTCAACAAGAATGAAATTATTCAACTTGAGCAGCTTGAGGTATAACTTGTGAACCTTTTTAACCGCTTTGAAGCATTTGAATTAGATGTATTGAAAGAAGTCGGCAATATTGGAGCAGGCAATGCTGCTACTGCATTATCCCGTTTGTTAGATAAGCCAGTTGATATGGCGGTGCCGAAGGTAAGTTTGCTTCCATTTGAAGAAGTTGCAGAGCGTGTTGGCGGTTCCGAAAAAATCGTCATTGCTGTTTTTCTTCGAGTGGAAGGAGAAGCTCCCGGCAACATGTTTTTTATCATTGAAGAAGATTCGGCAAGGCGATTGTTGCGTCAGCTGCTTTCCTTAAATATTGAAGAGCAGGACGGTTATTCAGAAATGGAGCTGTCTGCTCTTTGTGAGATTGGCAATATTTTAGCAGGCTCTTATTTATCTTCATTAGCTGATTTCACTCATTTAGCAATGGCCCCCTCCGTACCCGCTATAGCAGTAGATATGGCAGGTGCCGTGCTTAGCTACGGTTTAATGCAATACGGAGAAATGGGGGACTCGGCCCTACTTATTGAAACGACCTTTTTGGAGGATTGTCAGTCGCTTGAAGGACATTTTTTCCTCATTCCAGATCCAGAGTCGTTTGAGAAAATTTTTAGGGCTTTGGGAGTCGTTAGCGAATGATACAACAAAATTTGGTCAAAGTCGGCATGGCAGATTTAAATATTGCAACGGATGGGGCGATACTCAAAACGACCGGCTTAGGTTCATGTGTTGGACTTACTTTGTATGATCCAACGCGAAAAATAGCCGGTATGGCACATGTCATGCTGCCATCTTCAGACATTGCCCGTGAGACCAAAATGAATCTAGCTAAATATGCAGATACCGCCATACCCGAGCTGCTTGATCGAATGATAGCAGCAGGTGCACACATTGAACGCATGAAAGCTAAGATGGCTGGTGGAGCTCAAATGTTTGCTATGTCTGGACACAGTGATTCGCTAAGAATTGGCCCGCGCAATGTTGAATCCTGTACAGAAATGCTTAGAAGATTCAAAATTCCGATTATTTCTCAAGATACGGGCGGGAATTTTGGTAGAACGATAGAGTTTGACAGTACTAGCGGAATGCTTTCCATAAGAAGTGTGCAATTTGGAACAAAGGAGATTTAAAATGTTCGGAACATGGCGATGGAATGTCGTATTTGGAATTTTCGGCACCGTGCTTACGGTAGCTTTCTCAATCGGTAACAATCCGATTACTGTTATGCTGCTTAGAAGTATGTATGCTTTCATCGCTTTTTTTGTTCTTGCGTATGGAGTACGGGCAATATTGGCATACATCCTTCAACCGCCAGCACTAATAGGCTCGGAAATTGAAGATGAAGAAGGAAAAGGCAGTCAGCTAGATTTACAGACACCTGACGAATCAGAAGATATCAATCAATTGTTGAAATCACAGATTAAAGATGGTGCCGGCAAGCAGCCAATGGAAACTCAGAAAAATGATGCAAGCGATTTTCGTCCGTTAAATCCTCCGCAATTGTTAAATACAAAAAATACACAGCCTGAAGAATTGGTTAAAGCCATTCGTCACCTGACAGGAGAGTGAGTCGATGATTGAGCAGAAGACCCCTCATTTGACAAACTTGCAGATGTGGCAAGCCTGGAGAGAACAAGGCGATTTGGAAGCGAAAAAGACGTTGATTGAACAATATTTGCCGCTGGTTGATTATGTAACGAATCGAATGGCCATTGGACTCCCGAAAAACGTCATTAGAGATGACCTTGCAAGCAATGGCGTAATGGGTCTTATTGATGCAATTGAAAAATTTGATTACGGCCGCGGCTTGCAGTTTGAAACGTATGCGTCATGGCGCATTCGCGGCGCTATTATAGATGGCTTAAGACAAGGTGACTGGGTCCCGCGTTCTGTGCGAGAAAAGGCCAAACGAGTAGAAGAGGCATATCAGCATTTAGAGCAGCAGTACTTGCGTTCTGTGACAGATGCAGAAATTAGCCGCTATCTTGATGTAACGGAGAAAGAATTCATTAATATGCTGCAAGATATTGCGGTAACAACGGTCTGTTCATTGGAGGACCCGATTCGTGAAGAGGAATCGGAGACAAGAATGTCTTTGCTAGTGGACGATAAGGCGAAAAACCCGGATCATAAGGTTCATGAGTTTTATTTGAAAGAATCATTGGTTAAAGGGATTGAAAAACTTACGGAAAAGGAACGAACAGTCGTTTCTCTCTTCTATTATGAGGAATTATCATTAAGTGAAATTGCTGAAGTAATGTCACTATCACCGTCGAGAATATCCCAGCTCCATTCTAAAGCGATTTTGAGGCTGCGAGGAGCTTTGGCTAAGCATAAAGATCAACTCATGCAACATTAAAAGGGGGGAGCTACGTGGAAAATCTTCAATTAGAATCATACCTACGCATACAGACATCTGCCGATAATTTGTCTGCATTTTTAACCTTTAGCAGGATTTCGGACGAATTCGAATGTAACGGCGATGAGCTAGAACGATTCTTGCATAGCAAGGGGATCGTTTTTGGCCTTCGTAAAGAAGTTCTGAGTCAGATTGGCACTAATCCTCTCGCATATTTCAAAGAACAAACACTTGTTGCGCAAGGGCAGTCTCCCACACCTGGTAAAGACGGATATGTGAAGCTAGTTTATGATATGGATAAAAATGTGAACGCCCCAACGGAGCTCGAAGATGGGAAGGTTGACTTTAAAGAAGTTGTTCAGTTGAAGAACGTCAAGCGTGGACAATTGATTGCTGAGCGATTCGAGCCTACAGCGGGACCTGTTGGCAGGACGGTAACGGGAGAGGAAATTGCTCCTAGGCTCGGCAAGCACGTTAGATTTAAAGTAGGCAAAAATGTCGTTTTGAACAATGAGCAGACGGCTATGTATTCGGCAATTGACGGCTTGATTTCACTTACTGAAAAAGAAAAAATTAATGTGTTTCCTGTTTACGAAGTAAACGGCGATGTGGATTATAGTGTCGGCAATATTGATTTTGTTGGTACAGTAGTCATCAGAGGCAATGTTCTTAGCGGATTCAGGGTTAAAGCTTCGGGCGATATCCGAGTTATTGGCGGAGTTGAAGGGGCAGAAATCGAATCAGAAGGCTCTGTTGAAATTACAGGCGGAATATTGGGAAGCAATAAAGGTTTTGTAAAAGCTGGACGAAACGTCCGGAGCTCATTTATACAAGAAGGCAATGTTATCGCGGGCGAAGAGGTGCTGGTATCTCAGAGCATCATGCATTCGCATGTAAAAGCCGGAAAAAATGTTGTGTGCTCAGGTGCTAAAGGATTGATCGTAGGCGGACTTGTACAAGCAGGTGACCTTGTCAGCGCGCGAACCATTGGCAACTCGATGTCCACAGCCACAACCATTGAAGTAGGCGTAAACCCTGAATCTCGTTCGGAGCTGCTCGAGCTAAGAACGAGGCTAAGGCAGAATATGGATAATTTAGATAAAACGGATAAAGCGCTTGTTATTTTGGATCAATTAGCTGTGACAGGGAAATTAACTCCTGAGAAGCTGGCATTGCGCGTTAAGCTGACCGCCACAAAACGTCAGACCGTGCTTGAGAATGATGAGACGAGAAGCCGTATTCTTGAGATAGAGAAAACGCTGGAGAACACAGATCGATCAAAGATCGATGTCAGCAATATTGTATTTGGCGGAACAAAAATTGTAATTGGCAGGTACACAAAGTTTGTGAAGGATTCAGCACAGCGTGTGACCTTCCGTTATTCCGAAGGGGATATCGTCTTAGTTCCTTATACCAAATAATGCTTGAAATTGATGAATGGCGCAAAGGGGTGAGCAGATATGACGTTCAAATCCATTGATTTGCAGATGTCTGTACCACGAACGCAAGAATTCAGCGGCATGCATGGACAAGCGATGCATAAACCTGTAGCTGATCAGAATACGTTGGCCAATCAGTCCGCCAAACAAACAGAGCTTTTAAGAGGGAAAAACACAGCGATCGAGCAATCAAACGGACTTCATATTCGCAGTGATCAAGAAGGTCAGCAAGGTAATGCTTATCAGCAGGCAAAACGTAAGCGTACACAGTTATCTTTGGATGTTGATGAACAGGAGGCGGCTCCGACACATCCGTACAAAGGCCATAGGCTTGATATTAAGTTATAAAATAAAGGCATCAAATGAAAGGCAGGCTATGAACGATGCAGCCATACTTGCAATATATCGTATTACTAGGAGCGGTTGTTATTGTCGGTGCCTTTGTAATGCCTCGTAAGAAGCAGGATACAGCTCTACCGTCACAATCGATGCAAAACATGGAAACCGCGCTGGAGCAGTTTATGGAGAACATGGAGAAGGACAATGAGGATCTCGTGCTCCTCGTTAGAACTGCTCAGCAAGAATCGAAATTAGATGCGGATCGCAAGGAGCAGCGTATTTTAGAATTGGAGCGGAAATGCGAACAGCTCACAGAGCAGCTGCAAAAGAAAATGTCCGAGTCCACGGCCTACGTGCGTTCAGTGGAAACCCCCTTACCAGCGGTCTCAATAAATTCGAATGAACAATTTGTTAAAGATGCGCTTATTGTTGAACATATTATAGAAGAGACAGTGCGGATGAACACAATCCAGGACAGATATAAAGAGCTGTTTACACTTTATGAGCAAGGGAAATCGATCGAAGCGATATCCAAAAAGCTTGGTATGAACAAAGGTGAGGTACAGCTTATTATACAACTCGCTAAGCAGGAGGATTCTGTCCATGCTTAAAAGTCGAGTATTTCTTATGGGATTAGGTGCAGGTATCATCATTGGCGCTTTGTTGTTCCAGCTGATGCTCTCTGGCGAGCAAAGCAGGCAAAGGCTAAGTGACTTAGGAAAAGAGTCAGATGAGAAGCTTTACACTCAACTAGAAGTTGATGCTTTGTTAAAGGCAAATCAAGACTCGCTTCAGCTTAATAAGGACAACACAGGGGGACAGGAGACTAAGGCTGCTGCTGATTCTGACAAAGCTAAGGAGCAGACAAGCGAGGCGAAGACTGATAAAGCTGCGCCTACGGCTACGGCAGTCCCTGTTCAGGAACAGTCTGAGATCAAGCATGTTATTAGAATTAAAGCAGGCTCTAGCCTGACGAATACAGCAGTGCTGCTTGCTTCGAATAATATTATTAAAGATAAAACCGCTTTTGTATCAAAAATGAAAAAGTCAAAGAAGCTGGTTCGCGCCGGTTATTTTTTGTTTCATGAGGAGATAACGGTTGAAGAAGCCATTCGCATCGTAACCGGCGAGCCTTTGACATCTTCAGAAGTAAATCTTCTAACTGCCAACAAAAAATAGCTATCCTATCTTTTCTGAAACGATTGTTGCATGCGATGTGTATTTATGGTATATTAATTCACGGTGTTAAAAACGCACGCAGGTCAATTTTGTCAAACGGTGCTTCC from Paenibacillus sp. FSL K6-3182 carries:
- a CDS encoding chemotaxis protein CheW, which produces MGEELKVIVFALGSEEYGIEVDKVRTIERLSPITRVPKTATFIKGVINLRGVVVPVIDLRGRFNLTETATTENSRIIVVSVADIEVGFIVDSANDVIDIDTDTIDLPPEIVGGIKAKYLRGIAKLGEGRLLIMLNLSEVLNKNEIIQLEQLEV
- a CDS encoding chemotaxis protein CheC, whose product is MNLFNRFEAFELDVLKEVGNIGAGNAATALSRLLDKPVDMAVPKVSLLPFEEVAERVGGSEKIVIAVFLRVEGEAPGNMFFIIEEDSARRLLRQLLSLNIEEQDGYSEMELSALCEIGNILAGSYLSSLADFTHLAMAPSVPAIAVDMAGAVLSYGLMQYGEMGDSALLIETTFLEDCQSLEGHFFLIPDPESFEKIFRALGVVSE
- a CDS encoding chemotaxis protein CheD, producing the protein MIQQNLVKVGMADLNIATDGAILKTTGLGSCVGLTLYDPTRKIAGMAHVMLPSSDIARETKMNLAKYADTAIPELLDRMIAAGAHIERMKAKMAGGAQMFAMSGHSDSLRIGPRNVESCTEMLRRFKIPIISQDTGGNFGRTIEFDSTSGMLSIRSVQFGTKEI
- a CDS encoding FliA/WhiG family RNA polymerase sigma factor, coding for MIEQKTPHLTNLQMWQAWREQGDLEAKKTLIEQYLPLVDYVTNRMAIGLPKNVIRDDLASNGVMGLIDAIEKFDYGRGLQFETYASWRIRGAIIDGLRQGDWVPRSVREKAKRVEEAYQHLEQQYLRSVTDAEISRYLDVTEKEFINMLQDIAVTTVCSLEDPIREEESETRMSLLVDDKAKNPDHKVHEFYLKESLVKGIEKLTEKERTVVSLFYYEELSLSEIAEVMSLSPSRISQLHSKAILRLRGALAKHKDQLMQH
- a CDS encoding FapA family protein — protein: MENLQLESYLRIQTSADNLSAFLTFSRISDEFECNGDELERFLHSKGIVFGLRKEVLSQIGTNPLAYFKEQTLVAQGQSPTPGKDGYVKLVYDMDKNVNAPTELEDGKVDFKEVVQLKNVKRGQLIAERFEPTAGPVGRTVTGEEIAPRLGKHVRFKVGKNVVLNNEQTAMYSAIDGLISLTEKEKINVFPVYEVNGDVDYSVGNIDFVGTVVIRGNVLSGFRVKASGDIRVIGGVEGAEIESEGSVEITGGILGSNKGFVKAGRNVRSSFIQEGNVIAGEEVLVSQSIMHSHVKAGKNVVCSGAKGLIVGGLVQAGDLVSARTIGNSMSTATTIEVGVNPESRSELLELRTRLRQNMDNLDKTDKALVILDQLAVTGKLTPEKLALRVKLTATKRQTVLENDETRSRILEIEKTLENTDRSKIDVSNIVFGGTKIVIGRYTKFVKDSAQRVTFRYSEGDIVLVPYTK